The nucleotide window CTTGCAACCGACGATAGGAAAAGCCGCTGAGCAGGCCACGAGCTGGGCGCCACCCTCACGGACGTTATTTATGAACTCTGGAAGTGTCATTGACATGCCCTCAAGCTTGATCTTCTCGGCACCTCCCTTGCGGACGATATTCAATCCATTCATGGTGAAAAATAGCATCAATTCCATGTCCATAGCTTGAGCACCTGCGCCCAGCATGAACGGAGGGAACGCCTTATGAGGTTCGTCCGATCCACAAAAAACCACCATTTTCTTTGCCATCACTACTCTCCTTATTGATTTATTAACAAACTAGTAACTACCTATCTTTTATCCAATGCAATCACACTGGCCTTTTTGTCACAACAACAATCGACCAATATATGTTGTTATAGATACTTGTCAAGACAAAAATTGCAGAAATTTTCCTAAAAATCAGCTAAATCTCTTTTCACCTTATAATTTTTGGGGAAGCTCCTAATAAAATTAGGATTGCCATACCTTTTTTTTGCCGGATATTAATAATGAGAAGTATCCGTTTAGAAAAACACTTGGCTCTGGGCAATTACAGTTTTTGTCCAATCATCAGTCCCGTTCAGTTTACAA belongs to Candidatus Zixiibacteriota bacterium and includes:
- a CDS encoding DsrE/DsrF/DrsH-like family protein, producing MAKKMVVFCGSDEPHKAFPPFMLGAGAQAMDMELMLFFTMNGLNIVRKGGAEKIKLEGMSMTLPEFINNVREGGAQLVACSAAFPIVGCKEEDLIEGVECGGVATFVDEAEAADTVLTFC